In the genome of Polaribacter atrinae, one region contains:
- a CDS encoding methyltransferase: protein MSSEIQLHKPTPIRLGEDLIKFDSNTDVRETLYAMREGKSVLITEFYSNGMLLLKELQKHLKIRLPNKTIKEQHAFRTEYHRLSNLILLKIVNQKVAVDKAPKIGWFDTLYANKNDFLLTFPEVQRLNSTWQKYDKGIKVPVLRNKVHPYYGVYFPTRFDHLTLFDNWLKRYEGAKKSAIDVGIGSGVLSFQMVQHGFQKVFGTDTNPNAILGLKEFMGDTKLSRKIEVNYGNLFATIEKESELIVFNPPWLPSISNEENIDEAVYYNKNLFPKFFADASNKLAEGGKLVVLFSNAAEIKNLTKENPIEKELAKGIRFKLEKCFKKTIKPPVDKSKRNKKVTVLEEAQLWVLTKV, encoded by the coding sequence ATGAGTTCAGAGATACAATTACACAAACCAACACCAATTCGTTTAGGGGAAGACCTAATAAAATTCGATAGCAATACAGATGTAAGAGAAACGTTGTATGCAATGAGAGAAGGTAAATCGGTTTTAATTACTGAATTTTATAGTAACGGAATGTTACTTTTAAAAGAGCTGCAAAAACATTTAAAAATCCGTTTGCCTAATAAAACAATTAAAGAGCAACACGCGTTTCGTACGGAATATCATAGGCTTTCTAATTTAATTTTATTAAAAATTGTAAATCAGAAAGTAGCTGTAGATAAGGCACCAAAAATCGGTTGGTTTGATACATTGTATGCAAATAAAAATGACTTTTTATTAACGTTTCCAGAAGTGCAACGTTTAAATAGTACTTGGCAAAAGTATGATAAAGGAATTAAAGTGCCCGTTTTAAGAAACAAAGTACATCCTTATTATGGTGTTTATTTTCCTACTCGTTTTGATCATTTAACTTTGTTTGATAATTGGTTAAAACGTTATGAAGGTGCTAAAAAATCTGCAATAGATGTTGGTATTGGTAGTGGAGTATTGTCTTTTCAGATGGTGCAACATGGTTTTCAGAAAGTTTTTGGTACAGATACAAACCCAAATGCTATTTTAGGTTTAAAAGAATTTATGGGAGATACAAAGTTGTCTCGTAAAATAGAAGTGAATTACGGAAACCTTTTTGCAACTATAGAAAAAGAATCAGAATTGATTGTTTTTAATCCGCCATGGTTGCCTTCAATTTCTAATGAAGAAAATATAGATGAAGCTGTTTATTATAACAAAAACTTGTTTCCTAAGTTTTTTGCTGATGCAAGTAATAAATTGGCTGAAGGAGGGAAGTTAGTCGTTTTATTTTCGAATGCTGCAGAAATTAAAAATCTTACAAAGGAAAATCCGATAGAAAAAGAATTGGCAAAAGGAATTCGTTTTAAACTAGAAAAGTGTTTCAAGAAAACGATTAAACCTCCGGTTGATAAATCTAAAAGAAATAAAAAAGTAACCGTTTTAGAAGAAGCACAACTTTGGGTACTGACTAAAGTTTAG
- a CDS encoding hydroxymethylglutaryl-CoA lyase, giving the protein MKKVKIIECPRDAMQGIKSHFISTEQKALYINSLLKVGFDTIDFGSFVSPKAIPQMRDTAAVLSKLDLSKTQSKLLAIIANVRGANDASQFEEIDYLGYPFSISENFQMRNTHKTIQESIETLDAILNIADKTNKEVVAYLSMGFGNPYGDPWNVEIVGEWTEKLSKMGVKILSLSDTVGTSTPEVIDYLFKNLIPQYPSIEFGAHLHTTPDKWHEKVDAAFKAGCNRFDGAIKGYGGCPMAKDELTGNMPTEKLLSYFTAQKADINLKPMSFESAYNKALETFI; this is encoded by the coding sequence ATGAAAAAAGTAAAAATCATAGAATGTCCTCGTGACGCAATGCAAGGAATAAAATCTCATTTTATTTCTACAGAGCAAAAAGCATTGTATATAAACTCCTTATTAAAAGTAGGGTTTGATACAATTGATTTTGGCAGCTTTGTTTCACCAAAAGCCATTCCGCAAATGCGAGATACGGCAGCTGTTTTATCAAAATTAGACTTGTCTAAAACACAAAGTAAACTGTTGGCAATTATAGCCAATGTAAGAGGTGCAAATGATGCTTCTCAGTTTGAAGAAATAGATTATTTAGGATATCCTTTTTCAATATCAGAAAACTTTCAAATGCGTAACACGCATAAAACAATACAAGAGTCTATAGAAACCTTAGATGCTATTTTAAATATTGCAGATAAAACCAATAAAGAAGTAGTTGCGTATTTGTCTATGGGATTTGGAAATCCGTATGGAGATCCTTGGAATGTAGAAATAGTAGGTGAGTGGACAGAAAAATTGTCTAAAATGGGCGTTAAAATATTATCGCTTTCAGATACTGTGGGGACTTCTACGCCAGAAGTAATAGACTATTTATTTAAGAATTTAATTCCGCAATATCCATCTATAGAATTTGGGGCACATTTACACACTACGCCAGATAAATGGCACGAAAAAGTAGATGCAGCTTTTAAAGCTGGTTGCAATCGATTTGATGGAGCGATTAAAGGCTATGGCGGGTGCCCAATGGCAAAAGATGAATTGACTGGTAATATGCCAACGGAAAAGTTGCTGAGTTATTTTACAGCTCAAAAAGCAGATATAAATTTAAAACCAATGAGTTTTGAAAGTGCTTATAACAAGGCTTTAGAGACTTTTATTTAG
- a CDS encoding MFS transporter, which yields MSKSKYILPIIIISQFYCTSIWFASNGVMTDIVTSFNLSDIALGYLTSAVQFGFIIGTLVFALFTIADRFSPSKVFFFCAILGAFFNLRLIFENQTFLTLIGMRFLTGFFLAGIYPVGMKIATDYFNKGLGKSLGYLVGALVLGTALPHLLKDLMQEYSWKTIIISISTLAAFGGLLMLLFVPNGPYRTAGKKLDITICFSIFKNTQFRKAAFGYFGHMWELYTFWTFVPILLKVYADSHTNTHFNIPLLSFFIIGIGSISCVIAGYLSEKYGPKNIAYLALFFSCICCLVAPFMFQLSNENLFIAFLLFWGMVVIADSPLFSTLVAQNVDSKNKGTALTIVNCIGFAITIVSIQLISSYTETTDSNLIYLLLAVGPVLGLFTYSRKKVYS from the coding sequence ATGAGCAAATCAAAATACATTCTTCCAATAATTATTATTTCTCAATTTTACTGTACCTCAATCTGGTTTGCAAGCAACGGAGTAATGACCGATATAGTAACTAGTTTTAATTTAAGTGATATTGCATTAGGTTATTTAACATCTGCAGTGCAATTTGGCTTTATTATCGGAACTTTGGTATTTGCTTTATTTACCATTGCAGACCGTTTTTCGCCATCTAAAGTGTTTTTTTTCTGTGCAATTTTAGGGGCATTTTTCAATTTGAGACTTATTTTTGAAAATCAAACGTTTCTTACTTTAATAGGTATGCGGTTTTTAACCGGATTTTTCTTAGCTGGAATTTATCCTGTAGGCATGAAGATTGCCACAGATTACTTTAACAAAGGACTAGGTAAATCTTTAGGTTATTTAGTTGGAGCCTTGGTTTTAGGAACTGCTTTACCTCATTTACTAAAAGACTTAATGCAAGAATATTCTTGGAAAACAATTATAATTTCCATCTCTACTTTAGCCGCTTTTGGCGGATTATTGATGTTGCTTTTTGTACCCAATGGACCTTATAGAACTGCTGGAAAAAAACTAGATATTACCATTTGTTTTTCAATATTTAAAAATACTCAATTTAGAAAAGCTGCTTTTGGTTATTTCGGACACATGTGGGAGCTCTATACCTTTTGGACTTTTGTGCCTATTCTTTTAAAAGTCTATGCGGATTCACATACGAACACTCATTTTAATATTCCTCTATTATCGTTTTTTATTATTGGAATAGGAAGTATATCTTGTGTGATAGCTGGTTATTTATCAGAAAAATATGGCCCTAAAAACATTGCTTATTTGGCTTTATTTTTCTCTTGTATTTGTTGTCTTGTTGCTCCGTTTATGTTTCAACTATCTAATGAAAACCTGTTTATTGCCTTTTTACTCTTTTGGGGAATGGTTGTTATTGCAGATTCGCCATTATTCTCTACGTTAGTTGCTCAAAATGTAGATTCTAAAAATAAAGGAACTGCGCTTACCATAGTAAATTGTATTGGTTTTGCAATTACTATTGTTAGCATTCAATTGATAAGTAGCTATACAGAAACTACGGATTCTAACCTTATTTATCTGCTATTGGCAGTTGGTCCTGTTTTGGGTTTATTTACTTATTCGAGAAAAAAAGTTTATTCGTAA
- a CDS encoding FAD-binding and (Fe-S)-binding domain-containing protein produces MIDNTTLKNLGNSLSGDVFFDNLHKTLYATDASVYRKIPLAVAFPKNEKDIKTLIEFATKNKITLIPRTAGTSLAGQCVGDGLVVDVSKHFTKIISFDEKAKTVTVQPGVVRDSLNVYLKPFGLFFGPNTSTSNRCMMGGMVGNNSSGSTSIKYGTTREKIIEVDAILSDGSTAIFKDITSAEFIKKTKENTQEGKIYKHLFDELSITENQQEIKNEFPKETIHRRCTGYAVDELLTSDLFGGTSPTINVAKLLTGSEGTLAFSTSITLQLDELPPTESIMVCTHFKTINESLKATVIAMNHNLYNCELMDKTILDCTKNNRELAKNRFFLQGDPGAILMLEVSANTIEETEILADKLIADLEKNNFGYHHPKVYGADIAKVHYLRKAGLGALGNIVGDNKAVACIEDTAVALEDLPNYIEEFTQIMAKYQQNAVYYAHAGAGELHLRPILNLKKKKDVVLFRKITTETALLVKKYKGSFSGEHGDGIVRAEFIPIMIGDKNYQLLRRLKKAFDPNNVFNQGKITDAFAMDESLRYEIDRDEPTIETIQDYSDSEGILKLAEKCNGSGDCRKPVEAGGTMCPSYRATKDEKDTTRARANTLREFLTNSDQTNKFNHKELKQVFDLCLSCKACASECPSNVDIATMKAEFLYQYQEANGYSFRNKMFANNAKYNKLGSAFPSITNFFTNSTLAKKVLGVAVERSVPKLANQTLDSWLKKHHPKTSKKAVYLFNDEFTNFYDAEIGQDAVILLEKLGYEVKTVAHDESGRSHISKGFLKEAKQICNNNVAIFKDIITDETPLLGVEPSAILGFRDEYIRLADDKASAEKIAKNSFTFEEFLAKELEKGNIDTSLFTSAAKTLKIHGHCHQKALSGTHASFQILNIPENYKVTIINSGCCGMAGSFGYEKEHYKVSMQVGEDTLFPKIRNTPQETQIVAAGTSCRHQIFDGTKRVAKHPITILKEALHKFSKQF; encoded by the coding sequence ATGATAGACAATACTACTTTAAAAAATTTAGGTAACTCACTTTCTGGTGATGTTTTTTTTGATAATTTACACAAAACTTTATACGCTACAGATGCTTCTGTATATCGTAAAATTCCTTTAGCGGTTGCTTTTCCAAAGAATGAAAAAGACATTAAAACCTTAATTGAATTCGCTACAAAAAATAAAATTACATTAATACCAAGAACTGCCGGAACTTCTTTAGCAGGACAATGTGTTGGTGATGGACTTGTAGTAGATGTTTCTAAGCATTTTACTAAGATTATTTCTTTTGATGAAAAAGCAAAGACAGTTACGGTACAACCCGGAGTTGTAAGAGATTCTTTAAACGTATACTTAAAACCTTTTGGTTTGTTTTTCGGACCAAACACCTCTACTTCTAACCGATGTATGATGGGCGGAATGGTTGGTAACAATTCTTCTGGAAGTACTTCTATAAAATACGGAACAACACGTGAAAAAATAATAGAAGTTGATGCTATTTTAAGTGATGGAAGCACTGCAATTTTTAAAGATATTACTTCTGCAGAGTTCATTAAAAAAACAAAAGAAAATACCCAAGAAGGAAAAATTTATAAGCATCTTTTTGATGAACTTTCTATTACAGAAAATCAACAAGAAATAAAAAATGAATTTCCTAAAGAAACCATCCACAGAAGATGTACCGGTTATGCGGTTGATGAATTGTTAACTTCTGATTTATTTGGAGGAACATCACCAACTATAAACGTTGCAAAACTATTAACGGGTAGTGAGGGTACTTTGGCTTTTTCAACATCAATTACGTTGCAATTAGATGAGCTTCCTCCTACTGAAAGCATCATGGTTTGTACGCATTTTAAAACCATCAACGAAAGTTTAAAAGCTACTGTAATTGCTATGAATCACAATTTGTATAATTGTGAATTGATGGATAAAACTATTTTAGACTGTACAAAAAACAACAGAGAATTAGCTAAAAATCGTTTCTTTTTACAAGGAGATCCAGGAGCTATCTTAATGTTAGAAGTTTCTGCAAATACCATTGAAGAAACAGAGATTTTAGCAGATAAACTAATTGCCGATTTAGAAAAAAATAATTTCGGATATCATCATCCAAAAGTGTACGGAGCAGATATTGCTAAAGTACATTACTTACGTAAAGCTGGTTTAGGTGCTTTAGGAAATATTGTTGGCGATAATAAAGCAGTTGCTTGTATAGAAGACACTGCAGTTGCTTTAGAAGATTTGCCAAATTATATAGAAGAGTTTACCCAAATTATGGCGAAATACCAACAAAATGCGGTGTATTATGCACATGCAGGTGCTGGTGAATTGCATTTACGTCCTATTTTAAATTTAAAGAAAAAGAAAGATGTAGTTTTATTTAGAAAAATTACCACAGAAACGGCACTATTAGTCAAAAAATACAAAGGTTCTTTTTCTGGTGAACATGGAGACGGAATTGTGCGTGCAGAGTTTATACCTATAATGATTGGTGATAAAAATTATCAATTATTAAGACGCCTTAAAAAAGCATTTGACCCAAACAACGTTTTTAATCAAGGTAAAATTACAGATGCTTTTGCGATGGATGAAAGCCTGCGATATGAAATTGATAGAGATGAACCTACGATAGAAACCATTCAAGATTATTCTGATAGTGAAGGAATTTTAAAATTAGCAGAAAAATGTAATGGTTCTGGAGATTGTAGAAAACCTGTAGAAGCCGGCGGAACTATGTGCCCAAGTTACAGAGCTACAAAAGACGAAAAAGATACTACAAGAGCAAGAGCAAACACCTTGCGTGAGTTTTTAACAAACTCAGACCAAACAAATAAATTTAATCATAAAGAATTAAAACAAGTTTTTGACCTTTGTTTAAGTTGTAAAGCTTGTGCATCAGAATGCCCAAGTAATGTAGATATTGCTACGATGAAAGCAGAGTTTTTATATCAATATCAAGAAGCAAATGGTTATTCTTTTAGAAACAAAATGTTTGCAAACAATGCCAAATACAATAAATTAGGAAGTGCTTTTCCTTCTATTACTAACTTCTTCACCAATTCTACACTTGCTAAAAAGGTTTTAGGAGTTGCTGTAGAACGTTCTGTACCTAAATTAGCGAATCAGACTTTAGATAGTTGGTTAAAGAAGCATCACCCAAAAACATCTAAAAAAGCGGTTTATTTATTTAATGATGAATTCACCAACTTTTACGATGCAGAAATTGGACAAGATGCCGTTATTTTATTAGAAAAATTAGGGTATGAAGTAAAAACCGTTGCCCACGATGAAAGTGGAAGAAGTCATATTTCTAAAGGATTTTTAAAAGAAGCGAAACAAATTTGTAATAATAATGTTGCTATTTTTAAAGACATTATAACAGACGAAACTCCGTTATTAGGTGTAGAACCTTCTGCAATTTTAGGCTTTAGAGACGAATATATTCGTTTAGCTGATGATAAAGCATCCGCAGAAAAAATTGCAAAAAACAGTTTTACGTTCGAAGAGTTTTTAGCAAAAGAACTAGAGAAAGGAAATATTGATACCTCTCTATTTACAAGTGCCGCTAAAACTTTAAAAATACACGGACATTGCCATCAAAAAGCATTGTCAGGTACGCATGCAAGTTTTCAGATTTTAAACATTCCAGAAAATTATAAAGTTACAATTATCAATTCTGGTTGTTGCGGAATGGCAGGTTCTTTTGGATATGAAAAAGAACATTACAAAGTTTCTATGCAAGTTGGTGAAGATACTTTGTTTCCAAAAATAAGAAATACACCCCAAGAAACACAAATTGTTGCCGCAGGTACAAGTTGTAGACATCAAATTTTTGATGGAACAAAACGTGTTGCAAAACACCCAATAACTATATTAAAAGAAGCATTGCATAAATTTAGTAAACAGTTTTAA
- a CDS encoding OmpA/MotB family protein yields MKKFIIPVVAISLMATSCVSKKKYVTLENQYINTKGTLQKTTLEKEALEGKFAKIESRVADYNEKINSLKSDNSSLQDANDVKLDMVGKTAVISNKTRERMRETLSKVDPAKLAKAKTLKDSLNLAISYNLKNKFDNSDLTDSDDLNIDIDQTVVMISVSDKLLFNNASYRVKNGAYGLIEKLAAVIKSEPSMDVMIEGHTDSRTINNAVVQDNWDLSVKRATSIVRLLESKYNIEGSRLIAAGRGSTMPLVENTTNDNRAKNRRTRIVILPNLDKFFALLADDQLSE; encoded by the coding sequence ATGAAAAAATTTATTATACCTGTTGTAGCAATATCGTTAATGGCAACATCTTGTGTTTCTAAAAAAAAGTATGTAACGCTAGAAAATCAGTATATTAATACAAAAGGAACGCTTCAAAAAACTACTTTAGAAAAAGAAGCACTAGAGGGGAAATTTGCTAAAATTGAAAGTAGGGTTGCTGATTACAATGAAAAAATTAATTCACTTAAAAGTGATAATTCAAGCTTACAAGATGCTAATGATGTTAAGTTAGATATGGTTGGTAAAACAGCTGTTATTTCTAATAAGACAAGAGAGAGAATGAGAGAAACTTTATCAAAAGTAGATCCGGCAAAGTTAGCAAAAGCTAAAACTTTAAAAGATTCTTTAAACCTTGCCATTTCTTATAATTTAAAAAATAAGTTTGATAATTCTGATTTAACAGATTCTGATGATTTAAATATAGACATTGATCAAACGGTAGTAATGATTTCTGTTTCTGATAAATTATTATTTAACAACGCAAGTTATAGAGTTAAAAATGGTGCTTATGGTTTAATTGAAAAATTAGCGGCAGTTATAAAATCTGAACCAAGTATGGATGTAATGATTGAAGGACATACAGATTCTAGAACAATTAACAATGCTGTAGTACAAGATAACTGGGATTTAAGTGTAAAGAGAGCTACATCTATTGTACGTCTTTTAGAAAGTAAATATAATATTGAAGGAAGTAGGTTAATTGCTGCAGGTAGAGGTTCTACAATGCCTTTAGTAGAAAATACGACTAATGATAATAGAGCAAAAAATAGAAGAACTAGAATTGTAATTTTACCAAATTTAGATAAATTCTTTGCTTTATTAGCAGATGATCAACTTTCTGAATAA
- a CDS encoding aldo/keto reductase, producing the protein MSIKQKYIADENRYKKINYRRTGNSGLLLPELSLGLWHNFGKNDDFDNARNLLKCAFDNGITHFDLANNYGPPYGSAEKTFGKILKKDFKKYRDELIISSKAGYDMWEGPYGNFGSKKYLISSLDQSLKRMDLEYVDIFYHHRPDPDTPLEETMGALDLMVRQGKALYVGISNYQPKEAEKAFKILKDLGTPCLIHQPRYSLFDRWIEDGLVDLLGNSGVGAICFSPLAQGMLTDKYINGLPKDSRAVKDGRYLKTDKVMEMLPKIKALNEVAKSRNQNLAQMAISWILKDDRITSVLIGASKTEQILDSLKATENTIFSEEELARINSILA; encoded by the coding sequence ATGAGTATAAAACAAAAATACATAGCAGATGAAAATCGCTATAAGAAAATTAATTACAGAAGAACAGGAAATAGCGGTTTGCTTTTACCTGAACTTTCTTTAGGTTTATGGCATAACTTTGGTAAAAATGATGATTTTGATAATGCTCGAAATTTATTAAAATGTGCCTTTGATAATGGAATTACACATTTCGATTTAGCAAACAACTACGGACCGCCTTATGGTTCTGCAGAAAAAACGTTTGGTAAAATCTTAAAAAAGGATTTTAAAAAATATAGAGATGAATTGATTATTTCATCGAAAGCAGGTTATGATATGTGGGAAGGTCCTTATGGAAATTTTGGTTCCAAGAAATACTTAATTTCTAGTTTAGACCAAAGTTTAAAAAGAATGGACTTAGAGTATGTTGATATTTTTTATCATCACAGACCAGATCCAGATACTCCATTAGAAGAAACAATGGGGGCTTTAGATTTAATGGTAAGACAAGGAAAGGCTTTGTATGTTGGTATTTCTAATTATCAGCCTAAAGAAGCTGAAAAGGCATTTAAAATATTAAAAGACTTAGGAACTCCGTGTTTAATTCATCAACCAAGATATAGTTTATTTGATCGTTGGATAGAAGACGGATTGGTAGATTTATTAGGAAACTCTGGAGTTGGTGCAATCTGTTTTTCTCCTTTAGCACAAGGAATGTTAACCGATAAATATATTAACGGATTGCCTAAAGATTCTAGAGCTGTTAAAGATGGTCGTTATTTAAAAACGGATAAAGTGATGGAAATGTTGCCTAAAATTAAAGCTTTAAATGAAGTTGCTAAAAGCAGAAATCAGAATTTAGCACAAATGGCAATTTCTTGGATTTTAAAAGATGATAGAATTACGTCTGTATTAATTGGAGCTAGTAAAACTGAACAGATTTTAGATAGTTTAAAGGCTACTGAAAATACTATTTTTTCTGAAGAAGAATTGGCTAGAATTAATTCGATTTTAGCTTAA
- a CDS encoding valine--tRNA ligase yields MTIPSKYDASQVEDKWYDYWMKNNYFHSTPDEREPYTIVIPPPNVTGVLHMGHMLNNTIQDVLIRRARLLGKNACWVPGTDHASIATEAKVVAKLKEQGITKNDLTREEFLQHAFDWKDEYGGKILEQLKKLGASCDWERTAFTMDPEMSESVIKVFVDLYNKGLIYRGYRMVNWDPEAKTTLSDEEVIHEERQGNLYYLQYKIEGSDDTLTIATTRPETIFGDTAICINPNDERFTHLKGKKAIVPLSNRVIPIIEDEYVDLEFGTGCLKVTPAHDENDKNLGDKHKLEVIDIFNDDASLNSFGLHYQGKDRFVVRKEIAIELEEKGILVKTEVHTNKVGTSERTKAVIEPRLSDQWFLKMKDLAQPAIDAVLGEDAEINLYPKKFENTYRHWMENVRDWNISRQLWWGQQIPAYFYGDGKEDFVVAENIDDALVLAKEKTGNTSLSASDLRQDEDALDTWFSSWLWPMSVFDGIRNPENEEIKYYYPTNDLVTGPDILFFWVARMIVAGYEYKDEKPFNNVYLTGLVRDKQRRKMSKSLGNSPDALGLIKAYGADGVRVGLLLSSAAGNDLMFDEDLCQQGKGFANKIWNAFRLIKGWEVDASLPQPETSKIGLEWYEAKFQKTLAEIEDHFSKYRLSDALMAIYKLINDDFSSWLLEIVKPAYQQPIDKQTFDAIIEVLENNLKVLHPFMPFLSEDIWQYIADRTPEEALIIAKYPVIKDFDAKIIEDFEFATGVVSGIRTIRKDKNISFKDVVELFVIDNDKSTKEFDAVIQKLTNTSVINYVSEKVEGASFRVKSNEYFVPISIENIDVEAEIKKLEGELKRAEGFLFGITKKLSNERFVNNAPEKVLALERKKEADTVAKIETIKSSLSSLQ; encoded by the coding sequence ATGACAATTCCATCTAAATATGATGCAAGCCAAGTAGAAGATAAATGGTACGACTACTGGATGAAAAACAACTATTTTCATTCTACGCCAGATGAAAGAGAGCCTTATACAATTGTAATTCCGCCGCCAAACGTTACAGGGGTTTTACACATGGGACACATGTTAAACAATACCATACAAGATGTATTAATAAGACGTGCACGTTTGTTAGGTAAAAATGCATGTTGGGTTCCCGGTACAGATCATGCATCTATTGCTACAGAAGCAAAAGTGGTTGCTAAATTAAAAGAGCAAGGAATTACTAAAAACGATTTAACGCGTGAAGAGTTCTTGCAACATGCCTTTGATTGGAAAGATGAATACGGAGGTAAAATTCTGGAACAATTAAAGAAGCTTGGTGCTTCTTGCGATTGGGAAAGAACTGCTTTTACAATGGATCCAGAAATGTCTGAATCTGTAATTAAAGTTTTTGTTGATTTATACAACAAAGGTTTAATTTATAGAGGGTACAGAATGGTAAACTGGGATCCAGAAGCAAAAACTACACTTTCTGATGAAGAAGTAATTCATGAAGAAAGACAAGGAAACTTATACTATTTGCAATATAAGATTGAAGGATCTGATGATACTTTAACCATTGCAACTACAAGACCAGAAACTATTTTTGGAGATACTGCAATTTGTATCAACCCAAATGATGAGCGTTTTACGCATTTAAAAGGTAAGAAAGCAATTGTACCTTTATCAAATAGAGTAATTCCTATTATAGAAGATGAATATGTAGATTTAGAATTTGGTACAGGTTGTTTAAAAGTAACGCCTGCACACGATGAAAATGATAAGAATTTAGGAGACAAGCATAAATTAGAAGTAATTGATATTTTTAATGATGATGCTTCTTTAAATTCCTTCGGATTACATTATCAAGGAAAAGATCGTTTTGTTGTAAGAAAAGAAATTGCAATAGAATTAGAAGAAAAAGGCATTTTAGTAAAAACGGAAGTTCATACAAATAAAGTAGGAACATCAGAAAGAACAAAAGCTGTTATAGAACCAAGATTGTCTGATCAATGGTTTTTAAAGATGAAAGATCTTGCACAACCTGCAATTGATGCAGTTTTAGGTGAAGATGCAGAAATCAATTTATATCCAAAGAAATTTGAAAACACATACCGTCATTGGATGGAAAATGTGCGTGATTGGAATATTTCTCGTCAACTTTGGTGGGGACAACAAATTCCTGCTTATTTCTACGGAGACGGAAAAGAAGATTTTGTAGTTGCAGAAAATATTGATGATGCTTTAGTTTTAGCAAAAGAAAAAACAGGAAATACTTCGCTGTCGGCGTCCGACCTTCGTCAGGATGAAGATGCTTTAGATACGTGGTTTTCTTCTTGGTTATGGCCAATGTCTGTTTTCGATGGAATTAGAAATCCAGAGAACGAAGAAATTAAATATTATTACCCAACAAACGATTTAGTTACCGGACCAGATATTTTGTTTTTCTGGGTTGCAAGAATGATTGTTGCAGGTTATGAATATAAAGACGAAAAGCCTTTTAACAATGTGTATTTAACTGGTTTAGTTAGAGATAAACAAAGACGTAAAATGTCTAAATCTTTAGGGAACTCGCCAGACGCATTAGGATTGATTAAAGCTTATGGAGCAGATGGAGTAAGAGTAGGTCTTTTATTAAGTTCTGCTGCTGGAAACGATTTAATGTTTGATGAAGATTTATGTCAGCAAGGAAAAGGGTTTGCAAATAAAATTTGGAATGCTTTCCGTTTGATAAAAGGTTGGGAAGTAGATGCAAGTTTACCACAACCAGAAACTTCTAAAATTGGTTTAGAATGGTATGAGGCAAAGTTTCAAAAAACGTTAGCAGAAATAGAAGATCATTTCTCTAAATACCGTTTGTCTGATGCTTTAATGGCAATTTACAAACTAATTAATGATGATTTTTCTTCATGGTTATTAGAGATTGTAAAGCCTGCTTACCAACAACCAATAGACAAGCAAACGTTTGATGCTATTATAGAAGTTTTAGAAAACAACTTAAAAGTATTGCATCCATTTATGCCATTTTTATCAGAAGATATTTGGCAATACATTGCAGATAGAACACCAGAAGAAGCTTTAATTATTGCAAAATATCCAGTAATTAAAGATTTTGATGCGAAGATTATAGAAGATTTCGAATTTGCAACAGGAGTTGTATCAGGAATTAGAACCATCAGAAAAGATAAAAACATTTCTTTTAAAGATGTGGTAGAATTGTTTGTAATAGATAATGACAAAAGCACTAAAGAATTTGATGCTGTTATTCAGAAATTAACAAATACATCAGTTATAAACTATGTTTCAGAAAAAGTAGAAGGGGCATCATTTAGAGTAAAATCTAATGAATACTTTGTACCAATTTCTATAGAAAATATAGATGTAGAAGCTGAAATTAAAAAACTAGAAGGCGAACTTAAAAGAGCTGAAGGTTTTTTATTCGGAATTACAAAGAAGTTATCTAATGAACGTTTTGTAAATAATGCACCAGAAAAAGTGTTGGCTTTAGAACGTAAAAAAGAAGCAGATACAGTAGCAAAAATTGAAACTATTAAAAGTAGTTTGAGTTCGCTACAATAA